The DNA region GACGGCACGCGCGGCCGGCCCTGGTCGAGATCTATGCGCGGGTAGGAGAAGAGCACGCGGCGGCGCGCGGCGCCGGCCGCAAGGCGCAGCGCGAGCCGTTCGGCGCCGGCGCGATCGGCCTGAAGCTCCAGCCCGTGTCCGAGCCGTTTGCGCGCCGCGTCGAGCAGGATCGGATCCTCGATGAGCTTTTTAGGGAAGATGCGCTCCGTCAGCCCGGGCACGATTACGACTTCGAAGCTGAGACCGCGGAGATCCTGCGTGGGCGCAACCAGCACTGCGCCGTAACGCCGGCGCGGCGGCGGCGCTTCGAGCCGTCCCAGCCGTTCGGCCAGTACCTGGCGCACCTCATCGAGACTGACCGGCCCCACGGGCGCCATCGGTTCGAGCTCGGCCAGCGCGGCGAGAACGGGGGCGGAATCGCGCACGGCGAGATGAGTGAGCGCGCGCAGATGAACCAGCCATTCGCCCCATGCCGCACGCTGCGGCAGCGCCGCGAGCGCGTCGATCTGCGGCATCGCGACGGCGCGCAGATGTTCGAGGTCGATGAGACGGCGATCGAACGCTTTGGCGCGGGCGTCGTCCTCGACCAGCTCGCGACGCTTCATTGCGAGTTCTTCACGCAGGCCGTCGAGCCTTCGTTGCCAGCGCTCGCGGCTGCCGATCACCGACGCGTCCACCAGCAGCCGCTCCCATCGCCAGGGCGCGCGCAATGTGCCCTCGACCACGGGCACCGGGTCGTCGTCTTCGATTTCGACCGGCGAGGCGCTGGCGTTGTCACTCGTTGTAAGTTCAGGGGCCGTGGCGCCTGCTGTCTCCAGATCGGGCGCGACAAAAGGACGTTCATTGCCGCGCCGGGGGTCGGGTACCTGCGCCAGCGACAGGTACTCGGCCCATCGGCGCGCCGACAGCCGTTCGGCGGCGCAGGCCAGCAGCGCGAGCAGCGCGCGCCCGCCCGGCTCGGGACGGCTGGCGCCGCGCGCGAAACTGGTGGGGATGGCGGCGCGGCCAAGGGCTTCTTCAAGATATGGTACGTAGCGCGCGGGCGCATGCAGCGCCACGGCGATCTGATCGAAGGGGATGCCGCGCGCGGCCTCGGCGAGGATACGCCGCGCGACCTCCACGCACTCCTGCATCTCGCCCGGCGCCGAGACGACCTCGACGCTGTCGTCGAGCGAACGCTCGGGCGGCGTCTCCTCGCTGAACAAGTAGTCCTGCAGCCGCGCCAGCGACGGGGCCGCGGCGGCGTCGACGCGCAACGCCGCTTCGGGCGCAACGCCGAACGCCGCTTCGAGCATCGCGGCGCTTACCCCATCGCCATGCGGCACGGTGGCGAGGACGCTGGGCGAGCGCACTGCCAGCGCGGCGAAAAAGTCGCGTTCAAGGGCCGAAGCGACCGCGACGTCGAGGAGCAGGAGCGGCATCGCGCCGTAGCGCGTGGCTTCGTCCGAGCCATTCATCGCGGCGGCGGTCGCAATTTTCAGCATCGCCGCACGGTCGACCAGCCGCGCCTCGGCAAGCTCGGCCTCGAACTGGCGCAGCATCGCCGCCAGCGGCGCGCCGATTTCGTCGAGCGCTTGAAGCTCTTGGGCGCCGACACCGGCCATCCTGAGTTCACTCAGCGTGCGTGCGAGCGCGCCGGGGAATCCTGGCCGGTCCGCGACCGGTGCGAAATAGCCGAGCCCGCCGCCGGCGGCTAGCTTGTGAACCGCACGCGCAGCCACGGCCTCGACGCTGAGGCCGCTAACCGGCGCGAGACCCTCGCGGAACAGCGCGTCGGCGCACAGCGCGCCGACCAGCCGCGTCGGAGTGAAGCGATTGATCCCGAAGAGCGCGCGGCGGCCGGCGACCGCGCGTACGAGATCGTCGGCGGCGCTGTGGCGCGCCGCCACCACGATCGTTTGGCCTTCCGGCGGTAGCGCGTCGAGCCATCGCGCAGCCGCTTCGAGCCGAACGGCGGCGCGCGGCGAGATTACAATCGAGCGGCGGAAAGCAGTCATCGCGTACGGCCGGCTCGCCCGGCAACCGGGCCGGCCCGCCTCAATCGTCTGCCGCGTAAGCGTATGCCGCAAGCGCTGCGGCGCGGCTTAGTGCACAGCGTGGCGCTCGACGCGGGCAGAATGCAGTAGTGAGCTACTTGGCCAGTACGACCGCGTCGCCGACGCGTACCGTGCCGGGCGCGCCGATCGAAGCAAAGACGCCGAGTTTGGCCTTGTGATGCTGCGCGGCGGTGCGCAGGATCGCGAGGTCGCGCGGCAGCTCACTCTGCGCATGGGTCGTCATCACGCAGCGCAGCGCCGGCTGCATCGCCGTGATCTTCACCTCCGCGCCGACTTCGAGCACGCCGTCGAGCCATTCGTCCTCGACGAAGCCGCCGCTGTCGCCGCCGGTATCGACGAAGATGTTGGGTCGGAAGCGGCGCGGGTCAAGCACCGAGTTCGGTCCGCACAGCCGCTTCATGTGCATAACCGAGCCGCTGGCGAGTACATGGACCGCCGCCGAATCGAAGAATGCTCCGCGCATCAGGGCGAAGGTGCCGGGCAGCGTCTGGCGGGTCAGGCCGGGAAAGATCTGTTCGACCGGAACGTCGGCGAAGATCGTGTTTGGATCGATCTCGCCGCGCGCATGCTCGTCGGGTTGCGCGGTCACCAGGCGCACCGGGCGTCCGAGCGTCGCCGACAGCCGTTC from Candidatus Binataceae bacterium includes:
- a CDS encoding MOSC N-terminal beta barrel domain-containing protein, which encodes MERRKVGVVSALYRYPVKSMLGEKLDELPLTPNGAIGDRAWALREASGGITTAKKWPNMLGFRAGYDSAPAPGALAPVTIVFPDGTRIHAADPDASERLSATLGRPVRLVTAQPDEHARGEIDPNTIFADVPVEQIFPGLTRQTLPGTFALMRGAFFDSAAVHVLASGSVMHMKRLCGPNSVLDPRRFRPNIFVDTGGDSGGFVEDEWLDGVLEVGAEVKITAMQPALRCVMTTHAQSELPRDLAILRTAAQHHKAKLGVFASIGAPGTVRVGDAVVLAK
- a CDS encoding PD-(D/E)XK nuclease family protein, whose translation is MTAFRRSIVISPRAAVRLEAAARWLDALPPEGQTIVVAARHSAADDLVRAVAGRRALFGINRFTPTRLVGALCADALFREGLAPVSGLSVEAVAARAVHKLAAGGGLGYFAPVADRPGFPGALARTLSELRMAGVGAQELQALDEIGAPLAAMLRQFEAELAEARLVDRAAMLKIATAAAMNGSDEATRYGAMPLLLLDVAVASALERDFFAALAVRSPSVLATVPHGDGVSAAMLEAAFGVAPEAALRVDAAAAPSLARLQDYLFSEETPPERSLDDSVEVVSAPGEMQECVEVARRILAEAARGIPFDQIAVALHAPARYVPYLEEALGRAAIPTSFARGASRPEPGGRALLALLACAAERLSARRWAEYLSLAQVPDPRRGNERPFVAPDLETAGATAPELTTSDNASASPVEIEDDDPVPVVEGTLRAPWRWERLLVDASVIGSRERWQRRLDGLREELAMKRRELVEDDARAKAFDRRLIDLEHLRAVAMPQIDALAALPQRAAWGEWLVHLRALTHLAVRDSAPVLAALAELEPMAPVGPVSLDEVRQVLAERLGRLEAPPPRRRYGAVLVAPTQDLRGLSFEVVIVPGLTERIFPKKLIEDPILLDAARKRLGHGLELQADRAGAERLALRLAAGAARRRVLFSYPRIDLDQGRPRVPSFYALEVLRAAEGRLPGFDELARRATSEQAARLGWPAPRQAADAIDEAEFDLAVLERLVDADPETTIGAAHYLLGANEHLARALRARARRWLRRWTPADGLVDPAPEARAALARHQLSARSYSPTALQHYAVCPYRFLLYAIHRIQPREEAEAIEVIDPLTRGALLHEVQFELLTRLRAAGRLPVAREALDGILSEMDRTLEEVAHNWHERLAPAIERVWNDAIDAIRADLREWLRRAADDPERWTPERCELAFGLEGREQADPASRAEPVALALGPTSGPRIALSLRGSIDLVERAHDGRLRVTDHKSGKADAPADVVIGGGRFLQPVLYALAAEKLLKEPVESGRLYYCTSRGGYEERVVALDAAAREAAGEFAAVVNGAIADGFLPAAPAAGACEWCDYRMVCGPYEELRTALKPAARLASLEKLRSQR